One Marasmius oreades isolate 03SP1 chromosome 2, whole genome shotgun sequence DNA segment encodes these proteins:
- a CDS encoding uncharacterized protein (BUSCO:EOG092652KR), which produces MPKIRTSRTKQPPEGFEEIESVLDDYARKMRDAENESHDGKRKSESLWPIMRIAHTRSRYVYELYYKREAISRELYDWLLKEGYADANLIAKWKKSGYEKLCCLRCIQTKDMNYQGSTCVCRVPKAQVRSGTVVECVHCGCRGCSSDS; this is translated from the exons ATGCCCAAAATCAGAACATCCAGGACAAAGCAGCCACCAGAAGGATTTGAGGAAATCGAATCC GTTTTGGACGACTATGCGCGCAAAATGCGAGATGCTGAGAACGAATCTCACGACGGCAAACGAAAATCTGAATCCCTGTGGCCTATCATGCGTATTGCACACACGCGGTCGAGATACGTGTATGAGCTGTACTACAAACGGGAAGCTATCAGCCGGGAATTGTACGATTGGTTGTTGAAAGAAGGTTACGCAGATGCAAA TCTCATTGCTAAATGGAAGAAGTCTGGTTATGAGAAGCTCTGCTGTCTTAGGTGCATTCAAACTAAG GACATGAACTATCAGGGCTCAACGTGCGTATGCCGTGTACCGAAAGCTCAAGTACGATCGGGAACAGTCGTAGAATGTGTTCATTGCG GTTGCCGTGGATGTAGTTCAGACTCTTAG